DNA sequence from the Eptesicus fuscus isolate TK198812 chromosome 7, DD_ASM_mEF_20220401, whole genome shotgun sequence genome:
AGAAATCATGTTGCTAGTGGTCTGCAAATTTCGGTTCAAATGCATTGCCTCGTCTGAGTAAGTCTATTAGGTGCTTATGCTGACTGCCCCAAGGTTACAGGCTGAAGAGATGGACCAATGATTAATACATTTTGATAGAAAAATACATTGATTTCCAGGACTCTCACTATTGTGATTTCTTAATTCTGTCTCAATTCTTGCTGTTATAACTGTGCACCTTCTTTTTGATGCACTTAGAAAACGAGGTAGAAAGGCTATTTTTAAGCCCTATGTGCTTTGATAAAACTTTGAAGGATGCTTGGATTTGTGCAATGTGCATCCTTTCTCTCCCCATCAACTGTCTTCTTTGTGATGAGTTCTTATCTCATTTCAGAGGGTGTGTTCGTTATCAGCAGAGGTGCTCTGGTGGAAATGAGGCTTGGGCTCTTCAAAGAGATTGACTTACTTTTTCGAACATCAGAAAATGCTCCCAAGTGTTTGGACATTTCATGTGATCCTTTCTCCTAGCTCCAtcgccagccctgcctgccttgATTTGGAATTTAGTCTTAGGTTCTGGAGCTTGTTACTGACTCTGCCTAGCTCTGATGAGTCTCTTCCTCACAACCAGATTCCTAGTGTTGTCTTGCCCGGGCACTAGGTTACCTCTTTTATCGCTAGGCTTTGGTGACTCAGCTCTGCTTTTCAATGGTCCTGGACTgcgtttccttctttttaaaaaatatatctgccGGAGTTCTTTTcccccagccttacaaagggttcagcattctgaaGAAAGGGCTtcgcgtagatgattaagaaggagtccgtgGACGAAAGATATTTGTGATAGGCATTGGGAGTCAGAGGAGCttccagctgaaggagctagaaaactctcctccttgaccaaggacccctgctttaattaaacacaatttgtcccaaggcaaggtgggaatatacacttcaaagggtatggTATCAAAGGGTATGCAGaaacattgtcagtttggggaatagcctacagctgttcaggtgtttgggcaacaggaggcaataaaatgccttgagctgtctggcagttaacaatcctattcaggttttgggggGATTGGGTGCCTTTTAGCCacttccaacaggtaaactacatgtgactcaaccctgttgagctccccaagcttcaccaaccttttggtaaaactcttgtaattattacctgctggaattggttctcagcatatatctttttgtttaatctttattgttgaaagtgaagtatggtagcaaccatacttaggtaaaaactgctgtttgaattttaaccctgctattctggcttctgcacgcacttgcttgcttggacaatagggtggttacctcagcttccagactgagacctggagactcacagaggtaattttcctgtgcctgtggaccagaaccacaggagattgattcccactgactcagtagctccaggagtagaaactgtaggtaacctttagagattactgagtccgcttggttctgcttctgtaaaaacctgctttcgaAAGATAGGgtcacattccaataatgtccagcaggggctgggaacccccctgcaggctgttcccagactttagaatttagaacaaaggaaaatttttgtggtttggacctttaaaaggactgcctacacctgggacggcgcggtcgtgagggttgactccacctgcgtgtggtgccctcgcggccgtcctggccagttcaataaatccttgcctgctttttaatcaatcagcagcctctggtggtcttatttttgactccagggttcgaccccacaacatttggaggctcCAGTGAgatggatgtcaaacaccaggatcacccagtgccaagctcttctcctgaaccagccctgcatccggttccataagacactggccatcaaccctgccagcctgctcccagATGATgatccagaggaacccattcatgactgcacagaggtaacagacgcagtacaaacagCTTGCCCAGGCCTGACCGATGTCCTGCTATTATCACTGTAGTCACCCTGGACCGCACCATTTGGGCACAGTCCCTGAATAGGAGAACCTCGACACAAAAAAAGTCGAACTTtaggccttaatccaggcccttcgATGGAGACACAGTGCCATCATCCgggaaagagggttaccaactgcagtgggaaaggacattaaaaataaggaagagattGTAGCCTCATTAgaggtcatctggctcccaagggcacagttgcaatagtgcactgcaaaggacatcagaaaggggagACAATTGAAGtcagaggaaatagagccacagaccaaactgccaaggaagccgccctaaaaccagtggggcctttataAGTCTTAGTAATCCTGCCGGACCCCGACCTACGATGGACtccctcctacaccaaacaagaggaggaattggcagaacagaagcaagccatcaaAGGACCAGATGGTTGGtggaccctaccagatgacagactattggtcccagaggctctagGTCAGACATTAGTTTCCCAGTtacaccaggctacccacttggcgtcaccaagacttgTTCGAGATGCACTGCCAGTGCCCACCAcggaccctgtacatcccttccagcccggggactcggtgtgggtaaagaagttcactgcccaaggactcaccccaacctgaaaGGGACGCTACACTGTTATCCCGAGCAcacccacggctgttgaagtagatggcacccagacctggctacaccactcccagctcctgcaccaggaaacggtctggatcctggcaaccagcagCCTCACCcatgagatccctagcctgggctccacgcaggctaGGAAGAAACTTGACGCCTGCAGGAGGGGAACTGGACTTCAGTGTGGACAGTACTGATGGGGACCGTGGTACTAGGGGCCTTGGTAACTGTAAGAATATTTTTGCTAGCCAGTGAGAAAGTCCAGGGCTAAGTAAGGCTAGATGTGCTAGGGGTCGGGAGagcaggaacagaacagagaatgccCTTAAAGGAAGTAGGATGAGTCCATGATTTGACTCATgcacataaaaccagtggggaatgaagtatggtagcaaccatacttaggtaaaaactgctatttgaattttaaccctgctattctggcttctgcacgcacttgcttgcttggacaatagggtggttacctcagctttcagactgagacctggagactcacagaggtaatgttcctgtgcctgtggaccagaattacaggagattgattcccactgactcagtagctccaggagtagaaactgtaggtaacctttagagattactgagtccgcttgggtctgcttctgtaaaaacctgctttcgcaagatagggccacattccaataatgtccagcctttagaatttagaacaaaggaaaatttttgtggtttggacctttaaaaggactgcctacacctgggatggcgcggtcgtgagggtggactccacctgcgtgtggtgctctcacggccgtcctggccagctcaataaatccttgcctgctttttaatcaatcagcagcctccggtggtcttatttttgactccagggttcgacccacaacaaaagtattacatatgtctctctttttccccccattgcacccttctagcccacccccaccctccatcccaggccttcaccacctattgtcagtgtccatgggttatgcatatatcaatacaagttctttggttgatcttttcccacccacccacccacccacccaccttcccctgctttccctctgaagtttgacagtctattcTGTGCTTtattctggatctattttgttcattagattccacatatgagtgagatcatgtgatacatttCCTTCTTACCTTGCGGCTCCTACCCAAAATGAACCACACTTATTGCCATAGAAAAAAATTGGGGCAGAACTGAGGATGGGAGTCCATGGGACATCTGCCTTCATAGCCACTAGCCACTAGTACCTAACAGTAGTCTTTGTATTGgcagatcctttttttttttttttttaaatcctcaccccaggatatttttccattgacttttagagagagtgaaagagagagggaaagacagagagaaatattgatgtgagagtgttGGGACTCAGTTCCTTCATCCTGTTCCACTACACCAACTGTCAGGTATTcgacagagaagccatgagatattgtgggtatataagagagtctttattgtaggagccagtggccatgtagccattgctaacaaggaacCACTAGACAAAGCAATTCTTTAAAGCAAAGTCCTATACAATAGCTGTATACCAGCTAGGTAACAATACATCTTTCCCACAAGCAAGTAGCagcctctgtacccacagctcTAATACATCTTCCCCATAATACAGCCCCATCCTGGCTGGTCAGTAACAACTTTATACTAACTTAGataaaagaggcttcttgccaaatagtgacctcggtattttgggttatagaagggcacgcTTGCACAGGGTACATACAGATCACTGTGTCCTTGCTCTTATACCTGTGTATAGACTTTGGACATCCTAATTGAGATTCCCacactcagagtggccttgagCATCTGGCTTACTCTGAATAAGGTCcccacagagagaaacacatcaattggttgctccctgcatgcaccttgaccagagccccgggccagggaggagcctgcgaccaagatatgtgcccttgaccaaaatcgaacccaggacccttcagtctgcaagccaatactctatctactgagccaaaccagctagcgctgGCAGATCCTTGATAGAATTTTTTGatggaattaattaattaattaaatattttattgattttttttttacagagcggaagagagagggatagagagttagaaacatcgatgagagagaaacatcgatcagctgcctcccgcacacctcctactagggatgtgcccgcaaccaaggtacatgcccttgactggaatcgaacctgggacttttcagtccgcaggctgatgctctatccactgagccaaaccggttagggctggaataaatttatttaaattaagcaGTTATAGTAGTATCTCATGATATGGGAAGGAAAGTGGTTAATCAACTAGTATCAGATGTGCTTCTTTCAATGAAGCACCATGGTAGGTACTGGTGATTCAAAGATAAAAAGACAGGGTGTCTTTCCTTAAGAATTCACTTGCTACTGGAAGTCTAGAGTTTGAAGAAAAGTCCGTGTGGTCAACTTGGCTAGAGATAATAAAAAACCTTTCAAAATTGTGGGCCTTaatcccaggttcagttccaaaTAAATCTTGAATATATTAGGGGCATTACAGTTTGTGAGCTGGAAAAATTCTTGAGAAAAGTTGGAAATTTTCTCTCTTGGGTTTTGACGCTGGCTGCAGAGCGATGGCTTCTGAGGGAAGAGGAGCCCGGTGAAAGGTGTGGCAAGGGATAGATATAGCTCTATATGCCATCACGAGCATGTTTCCCAGGGCTTCCCATTCTACTCTGCTGTTAAATTCTTCTGGGATACTCCTTGGAAAAGGagatttccttttcatttgggAATTAAAAGAATTCACACACCTCCTGGAAATCAGGCTTTTTCATTGGCATggcataacttttaaaataatgaaatcagtTCTGATATGCAACTCaagttttgacttttttttgtGGGGTAGGGGGTTGAGGCCCCAGTCTTACCAGTAAATTTGAGCTTTTGCTTAATGTCACAGATGGTGTGGTCAAAGTTTTTTGATTATgaagcaatcttttaaaaaaaaaaatagaacagccTAAGTGATCTTCCTCTATATAGACTGTATGTTATCTTTCACAGCATCTCATTGGAGAGGCAGCCTTGAGGGCTAAAGTAAGTAGGTTATCCTCTCATCTTCGAACACAAGCAACTCTCTGGCTGCTGTGAGTGACAAAGGCCGGGCGAAGTGGAGGGAAATGCGGTGGAATTGCATTTTGACGTCTGGGTTGCTGTTTGCCACTCTATCTCTTGCTATTGCCAAGCACAAGCAACCTTCCTTCACCAAGAGCTGTTACCCAAGGGGAACACTGTCCCAGGCTGTTGACATGCTCTATGTCAAGGCAGCGAGGCTCAAAGCAACAATTCCAGTAAGTACTAGGCTCTGCTTACAATGATGACCTACAGGACATTTCTAATTCTGGATAAaacttatttctctttgttttgttgtagGAAGACAGCATAAAAAACATAcgattattaaaaaagaaatcaaaaaagCTATTTATGGTAAGCCAGAGGGTCTTTCTTCTCCCCCAGGTTTCTAATTGTTTGATGTTTCCCCCCCTCGTTTAAATTTTCCCAGATGGTCATTAAGTAATAAACAGGGGGATGTTTCAGTGACATTTAACAAAAGCGATTCATGGTTTATCATATTCAATTTCTTATATCTTATTTATAGAAAAACTGCAGATTCCAAGAACAGCTTCTGTCCTTCTTCATGGAAGATGTTTTTGGGCAACTCCAATTACAAGTTTGCAAGGAAATGCACTTTGTGGAAGAATTTCACAGCCTTAGGCAGAAACTGAGCCGCTGTGTAAGTATGCATAGCAAACATGGTGAGTCTGACCCTACAAACCTACCTAGAAAACAGCATGTGTGAAGCCTCTCTCCACATCAAAGGGTGAGTAAAAGGGCCTAAGTGTTGGCTTGTAGTCCACATGGAGAGCTCATTTCTAGGCAAACAGGGTCAAATAACCATGCATAACTCAGAATGCCACTGTTTATTATATCTCAAGGATTGGCATATAAAACATATTGAAGCAAGCGAAACCAACATGGAATGCTACgcaaatacaggggtgggcaaaagtaggtttacagttggtcATATGGAAAAtagttaataaatgataatagaCAATGTGTTTTGTTTACTCacaactgttaacctactttttcccaccagtgtatttatttaattttttttttatcattcccTCTTTATGATTCCCaagtagttcattcattcatttgatagTTCTTAAGTACCAAGAACTATGTGCCCCACTATTCtaagctgttttctttttctttcccatattGCTGAGAACTTCTAGACTGCCATGTCCTTGTTTATTGACTCAAGTTTTTATAGTTATATCTTTTTTAAGGCACGGTctcaatcaaaacaaaacaaaggggtggggtatgtcttctttgggatcTAAATGATTTGATGCGGTGTATGGTCTCTGTCACCATAAGCAATGGGGGATTAATTAAGAAGATAAAAGTGACCACATTTCTATAAAAA
Encoded proteins:
- the IL26 gene encoding interleukin-26, whose translation is MRWNCILTSGLLFATLSLAIAKHKQPSFTKSCYPRGTLSQAVDMLYVKAARLKATIPEDSIKNIRLLKKKSKKLFMKNCRFQEQLLSFFMEDVFGQLQLQVCKEMHFVEEFHSLRQKLSRCISCASSAREMKSITRMKRTFYGIGNRGIYKAINELDILLSWIKQFLENIK